A genomic region of Criblamydia sequanensis CRIB-18 contains the following coding sequences:
- the map gene encoding type II methionyl aminopeptidase: MNKTYKQNFLKAGSLACEVRRFGKTLIKEGASYNDVIGKINLKIKELGAIPAFPPQIALNEVAAHFLPAPLEDLFFKDEVIKLDIGVCYKGAIGDCAVTIDLSGKNQDLVKATEEALLAAEKKIKVGLPVFEIGRAIQETLSKQGFNPVKNLCGHGLGVYKIHTSPSIPNYDDQSKVLIRPGMTFAIEPFGTTGLGFIYETGKASIFSQISRKSLQNEADRPILKMIETYNGLPFSIRDLMNDPSNLPQIEKSLKNLLSLGIIADYPPLVEKSKGLVAQAENSVLVDDEGQVFITTREN, from the coding sequence ATGAATAAGACTTATAAACAGAACTTTCTTAAGGCCGGATCACTTGCTTGCGAAGTACGACGCTTTGGAAAAACCCTCATTAAAGAGGGGGCTTCTTACAACGATGTGATTGGAAAGATTAATCTAAAAATCAAAGAGCTTGGAGCCATTCCGGCATTCCCTCCGCAAATAGCACTAAATGAAGTCGCCGCCCATTTTTTACCGGCCCCCCTTGAGGACCTTTTTTTTAAAGATGAAGTCATTAAATTAGATATTGGGGTTTGCTATAAAGGAGCTATCGGAGACTGCGCAGTCACAATTGACTTATCCGGAAAAAATCAAGACTTAGTAAAAGCCACAGAAGAAGCTCTTCTTGCCGCAGAAAAAAAAATTAAAGTGGGCCTTCCTGTGTTTGAAATAGGAAGAGCCATTCAAGAAACCCTTTCTAAACAAGGTTTTAATCCTGTAAAAAATTTATGCGGGCATGGACTCGGCGTTTATAAAATACACACCTCCCCTTCCATCCCGAATTATGACGACCAATCAAAAGTCCTCATAAGACCCGGAATGACTTTTGCGATTGAACCTTTTGGCACAACAGGCCTAGGTTTTATTTATGAAACCGGAAAAGCCTCTATTTTTTCACAAATTTCAAGAAAATCTCTCCAAAATGAAGCTGATAGGCCTATTTTAAAAATGATAGAAACCTATAACGGCCTCCCTTTTTCAATTAGAGATTTAATGAATGATCCCTCTAACTTGCCCCAAATAGAAAAAAGCCTGAAGAATTTACTCTCTTTAGGAATAATCGCCGATTATCCGCCTCTTGTTGAAAAAAGTAAAGGGCTTGTAGCTCAAGCTGAAAATTCAGTTCTTGTGGATGATGAGGGCCAGGTTTTTATTACAACCCGCGAAAATTAA
- a CDS encoding Ig-like domain-containing protein produces the protein MKLNILPLEERIVLDAAAAVVIAAPPTATDSGDAATHDSSQATDSSQESGPAQESGVNVLVISSAVQDPQSLQNAAKDGVKTVFYDANSTSLTELSQKIANALNGQKADSIAFAAEGNDNVLMLNTDIMVSDNIQSNIQNHDISGFWKTIGGLLNNGGRIDLLACDVAGDSGGQSLVAQIDQLIDRPQDGFFATVAASTDLTGNAAGGDWLLEVGNIDAKSIYFNDSINNWNHNMATAIEYGLIAALIGALLQPRETLEDTSLSFSYASSGTVFANPDFSFTLLTNSINGNTTVTEDGNVTYTPNADYNNPGFTLGGTINDGVSFDSATIRIVDTNPDDPNSVFAINLPLYLRVVSVNDAPIAQNDSFSIGQGNELTGNVALNDSDFQNGAPSENNTPLTVQLVSGPAHAASFTLNADGTFSYTSIGSYSGADSFTYSITDSLGGVSEANVALSVISNAPPAVSDNYIINEDTTLNGNVTDNDTFNLGANQTIQLVSGPLVAANFALNSDGSFSYTPLANLVGVDTFSYVIKTVSGAGITFSNTATVNIAVLPVNDNPVAINDNYNVNEDGSLAANVLNNDTDIENNRPFSAQLVAGPAHAGSFTLNADGTFSYIPTADYNGSDSFTYVTVDSLGAISNLATVSIAVASINDAPVAQDVSYNTNEDTPLTGILGVGSDSQNGAPNESNTPLTAQLIGGPAHASAFTLNADGSFSYNPQADFNGTDSFTYAIVDSLGAISNTATVSITIDSVNDAPIAQNDAFQGNEDGSINGSVLLNDSDNQNGAPNENNSPLSAQLVTGPAHAGSFTLNADGTFTYIPSADYNGSDSFTYVTLDSLGGISNLATVSITINSVNDAPIAQNDSYQVNEDNGLNGNVALNDSDSQNGAPSENNGPLSAQLVTGPAHAGSFTLNADGTFSYIPAANYNGADSFTYVIVDSLGATSNIATVAITINSVNDAPIVQNDSFNIPGNLPYSGNVLTNDSDNQGGAPNENNIPLSAQLVNGPAHATSFILNADGTFSYQPANGFVGSDTFTYRVTDSLGGTSTIATVTITVAQAASANPILELKGNINKNYIENSGPVILSNNVKITDSDSSNFDGGKLTVQIDQNGQSSDILSIDNSTKVKTNANQDIYYNGLLVGHYTGGSGLASLEITFNANATANVVSEVAERIAYKNSSENPSTADRSIRYQLSDGDSGISEAQYKIVRVFSVNDAPDISIADNTLTVNRGSITNIGALSGIQISDVDASAGDRVRVVLKVLVGYLDFTDDLNDLTSIIFKRNPGDGLGSLDFTGTLADVNAALERLTYRSRTNYIGLDALTVGVSDMGSSGTFAIPRIDADWLLLKIV, from the coding sequence ATGAAACTGAATATTTTGCCGCTTGAAGAACGAATTGTTCTTGACGCAGCAGCAGCAGTTGTAATTGCAGCGCCACCCACAGCTACAGATTCAGGCGACGCAGCCACTCATGACTCGTCGCAAGCGACCGATAGTTCCCAAGAAAGTGGACCCGCCCAGGAATCGGGCGTAAATGTCCTTGTGATATCATCCGCTGTTCAAGATCCGCAAAGTTTGCAAAATGCCGCTAAAGACGGCGTGAAAACGGTATTTTATGATGCCAATTCCACCTCTTTGACGGAACTTTCGCAAAAAATAGCCAATGCCCTTAATGGACAAAAGGCCGATTCGATTGCTTTCGCAGCAGAAGGCAATGACAATGTTCTTATGTTAAACACTGATATTATGGTTTCGGATAATATCCAATCCAATATCCAAAATCATGACATAAGCGGTTTTTGGAAAACCATAGGAGGACTTTTAAATAATGGCGGCCGAATTGATCTCTTAGCTTGCGATGTTGCAGGCGATAGTGGCGGACAATCTCTTGTAGCCCAAATAGATCAATTAATCGATAGGCCCCAAGATGGTTTTTTTGCAACGGTGGCAGCCTCTACCGATCTTACAGGTAATGCAGCCGGAGGCGACTGGTTGCTTGAAGTCGGTAATATAGATGCAAAATCTATATATTTTAATGATTCTATTAATAACTGGAATCATAATATGGCAACTGCCATTGAATATGGTTTAATAGCGGCTCTTATAGGTGCCCTTTTACAACCAAGAGAAACCCTTGAAGATACCTCCTTAAGTTTTAGTTATGCAAGTTCGGGCACTGTTTTCGCAAACCCCGACTTCTCCTTCACCCTTTTAACAAACTCCATCAACGGCAATACGACTGTCACAGAGGATGGTAATGTAACCTATACGCCAAATGCCGATTACAATAATCCCGGTTTTACTTTAGGGGGAACTATAAACGATGGAGTCTCCTTTGACTCGGCAACCATTCGTATTGTGGATACAAATCCTGACGACCCCAACTCGGTATTTGCCATCAATCTACCCTTATATTTAAGGGTTGTTTCTGTCAATGACGCCCCGATTGCCCAAAACGATTCCTTTTCAATCGGCCAAGGCAATGAGTTAACAGGCAATGTTGCTTTAAATGACAGCGACTTTCAAAACGGTGCGCCAAGTGAAAATAATACACCGCTTACCGTCCAGCTGGTATCGGGACCGGCTCACGCAGCGAGCTTCACGCTCAACGCAGACGGTACTTTTAGCTATACTTCAATCGGTAGCTATTCAGGCGCTGACAGCTTTACTTATTCAATCACTGATAGTCTTGGTGGTGTGAGTGAAGCAAATGTCGCGCTTAGTGTTATCTCTAACGCACCTCCTGCTGTAAGTGACAACTATATCATTAACGAGGACACAACCTTGAATGGTAACGTCACCGATAATGATACTTTTAACCTTGGAGCCAATCAAACCATCCAACTCGTATCAGGACCGCTTGTTGCAGCCAACTTTGCGCTGAACTCTGATGGATCTTTTTCCTACACTCCTTTAGCAAACCTCGTTGGAGTAGACACATTCTCGTACGTGATTAAAACTGTCAGCGGAGCCGGTATAACCTTTTCAAATACAGCTACGGTTAACATTGCAGTCCTCCCTGTCAATGATAACCCTGTCGCTATAAATGACAACTATAATGTCAATGAAGATGGTTCGTTAGCCGCTAATGTTCTCAATAACGATACAGATATTGAGAATAATAGACCTTTTAGCGCACAACTCGTAGCCGGACCTGCCCATGCAGGAAGCTTTACTTTAAATGCCGATGGAACATTCTCTTATATACCAACTGCTGACTACAATGGCTCTGACAGCTTTACGTATGTCACAGTGGATTCTTTAGGAGCAATTTCCAACTTGGCAACCGTATCGATTGCTGTAGCTTCGATAAATGATGCACCTGTCGCTCAAGATGTTTCCTACAATACTAACGAGGATACCCCATTAACTGGCATCCTAGGTGTTGGTAGCGATTCTCAAAATGGTGCGCCTAATGAAAGTAACACACCATTAACCGCACAACTTATAGGCGGCCCGGCTCATGCGAGCGCCTTTACATTAAATGCGGATGGTTCTTTTAGCTATAATCCGCAAGCTGATTTTAACGGCACTGACAGCTTTACTTATGCCATTGTCGACAGCTTGGGGGCTATTTCTAATACAGCGACTGTTTCGATCACAATCGATTCAGTCAACGACGCTCCGATTGCCCAAAACGATGCATTCCAAGGAAATGAGGATGGAAGCATTAATGGCAGTGTCCTATTAAATGATAGCGACAATCAAAATGGAGCGCCTAATGAAAATAACAGTCCGCTTTCTGCACAACTAGTAACAGGTCCGGCTCATGCGGGATCCTTTACTTTAAATGCAGATGGAACCTTTACCTACATACCTAGTGCTGATTATAATGGCTCAGACAGCTTTACTTATGTCACACTAGATAGTTTAGGTGGAATATCCAATCTAGCGACTGTCTCGATCACCATTAATTCAGTCAATGACGCTCCGATTGCCCAAAATGATAGCTATCAAGTCAATGAGGACAACGGTTTGAATGGAAACGTTGCCTTAAATGATAGTGATTCTCAAAACGGAGCGCCGAGTGAAAATAACGGTCCTCTTTCTGCACAACTAGTAACAGGGCCAGCTCATGCCGGATCCTTTACTCTAAATGCAGATGGAACCTTTTCATATATTCCTGCAGCTAACTATAACGGCGCTGACAGTTTTACTTATGTCATCGTCGATAGCTTAGGAGCCACTTCTAACATTGCAACTGTTGCGATTACAATTAATTCTGTTAACGATGCGCCGATTGTTCAAAATGATTCCTTTAATATTCCTGGGAATCTTCCTTATTCAGGCAATGTCCTGACTAATGATAGTGACAATCAAGGCGGTGCGCCGAACGAAAATAATATTCCTCTTTCGGCTCAGCTTGTCAACGGCCCTGCCCATGCGACAAGTTTCATTTTAAATGCAGATGGAACTTTTAGCTATCAACCGGCCAATGGGTTCGTTGGATCTGACACATTTACTTATCGTGTAACAGACAGCCTCGGTGGAACTTCAACTATTGCCACCGTTACTATAACAGTTGCACAAGCTGCTAGCGCCAATCCAATATTGGAGCTAAAAGGCAATATCAATAAAAACTACATTGAAAATAGTGGGCCTGTCATTTTATCAAATAATGTTAAGATAACAGACAGCGACTCTTCTAATTTCGATGGTGGTAAATTAACGGTTCAAATCGATCAAAATGGCCAAAGTTCGGACATTTTATCGATAGACAACTCAACCAAGGTTAAAACCAATGCTAACCAAGACATCTACTACAATGGTTTGCTAGTTGGTCATTATACCGGGGGTTCCGGCTTAGCATCTTTGGAAATCACTTTTAATGCCAATGCTACAGCCAACGTTGTCAGTGAAGTTGCGGAAAGAATTGCTTATAAAAACAGTTCTGAAAACCCATCGACAGCTGATAGATCCATTCGCTATCAACTATCTGATGGTGATTCGGGGATAAGTGAAGCTCAATACAAAATCGTTCGTGTATTTAGCGTAAACGATGCTCCTGACATCTCGATTGCAGATAACACCTTGACTGTAAATAGAGGCTCTATTACCAATATCGGAGCTCTTAGCGGCATCCAAATCTCAGATGTGGATGCTTCTGCAGGCGATCGTGTTAGAGTCGTCTTAAAAGTTCTAGTCGGTTATCTAGACTTTACAGATGATCTCAATGATTTAACCAGCATTATCTTCAAAAGAAATCCGGGAGATGGTTTAGGCTCTCTTGATTTCACAGGCACCCTTGCCGATGTTAATGCTGCGTTAGAAAGGTTAACCTATCGAAGCCGAACAAACTATATCGGCCTAGATGCGTTAACCGTCGGGGTTAGCGATATGGGCTCTTCAGGCACCTTTGCTATCCCAAGAATTGATGCAGACTGGTTACTTTTAAAAATCGTCTAG